The following are from one region of the Acidobacteriota bacterium genome:
- a CDS encoding PEGA domain-containing protein, producing the protein MVLLWPSQDSPTLKLTFGRFRNLGGFEGKMSLITDVIVENLSSKVIPQASFSVSLLDRDRIRIGNGLLVVNDLNPGESAKVQFQCESVGPPATLSIGAKNTGGVPTSFKTIPLQVISTPAGASLKVDGKDVGLTPTTLNLTVGNHNLELQKDGYALTTTPVDIAADDAPYGSIKITLGGLSNDIVQLRDGSSLNGDVMSMSLDSIVLRIDGKDRAIDRNQVSKIFLVERILTHVAPADDSKTKTPDTQPQTPHH; encoded by the coding sequence ATGGTTCTGCTATGGCCCAGCCAGGACAGCCCAACTTTGAAGCTGACCTTCGGCCGTTTTCGTAATCTAGGCGGCTTCGAGGGCAAAATGTCGCTGATCACCGATGTAATCGTGGAGAACCTCTCGTCCAAGGTAATTCCCCAGGCATCGTTTAGCGTTTCCTTGCTTGATAGAGACCGCATCAGAATCGGCAACGGTCTTCTGGTCGTCAACGACCTGAACCCGGGAGAATCCGCAAAAGTACAGTTCCAGTGTGAATCTGTCGGACCTCCTGCAACGCTTTCGATCGGAGCCAAGAACACCGGAGGCGTACCGACTTCCTTTAAGACGATTCCGCTCCAAGTCATTTCCACTCCAGCAGGAGCCAGCCTGAAAGTCGACGGTAAGGATGTTGGTCTTACTCCAACCACGCTCAACTTGACCGTAGGCAACCATAACCTTGAGTTGCAAAAAGACGGTTACGCTCTGACCACCACCCCAGTCGATATCGCTGCCGACGACGCGCCTTATGGCAGTATCAAGATCACTCTGGGCGGGCTGTCCAACGACATCGTGCAACTGCGCGACGGCTCTAGCCTCAATGGGGACGTGATGTCGATGAGCCTCGACTCCATCGTCCTTCGTATCGATGGCAAAGATCGCGCCATCGACCGCAATCAGGTCAGCAAGATATTTCTCGTAGAACGCATCCTCACCCACGTGGCTCCCGCTGACGACAGTAAGACGAAAACGCCGGATACGCAGCCGCAGACTCCGCATCACTAG
- a CDS encoding dihydrodipicolinate synthase family protein → MLLHGIFPPISTPFYPDGNVYHKKLESNVERYSRTPAAGIVVLGSTGEAILLSDHERRDVLKTALAAAAPNKVMIAGTGIESAVETLKLTDYAAGLGYDAAMVRTPHYYKKQMLPANILAFYRTVADSSPLPIVIYNFPQATGYDIPAEIVVELAGHPNIVAIKESSGNLEKVKQMVDGTRQIKRSAVVTETFDAVTPRMLKAAASDTSHGGQMVSVESLGGTTKPSSAAVSVVGKLKTRQKEVGFQVMVGAAHQLEPSLALGAVGAILAFACPAPMACYEIYAALKEGDIALAREKQERVKLAAQRVVGDLGVPGVKYSMDINGYYGGPARLPLLPLTAEQKSEIDKLMAGIKS, encoded by the coding sequence ATGCTGCTTCACGGAATCTTTCCTCCCATCTCAACGCCCTTCTATCCCGACGGTAACGTCTATCACAAGAAGCTTGAATCCAACGTGGAGCGTTACTCCCGCACGCCCGCTGCCGGCATCGTCGTGCTGGGATCAACCGGAGAAGCCATCCTGCTCTCCGATCACGAACGTCGTGATGTCTTGAAGACCGCGCTCGCCGCTGCGGCCCCGAACAAAGTCATGATTGCCGGCACGGGCATCGAATCGGCGGTTGAGACTCTTAAACTCACCGACTACGCTGCCGGACTCGGGTACGACGCCGCCATGGTGCGCACGCCGCATTACTACAAGAAGCAGATGCTCCCTGCAAACATCCTCGCGTTCTATCGCACCGTGGCCGACAGTTCTCCTCTACCGATTGTTATTTACAACTTTCCGCAAGCCACTGGATACGACATTCCCGCTGAGATCGTTGTCGAACTTGCCGGCCATCCCAACATTGTGGCGATCAAAGAATCGAGCGGAAATCTTGAGAAGGTCAAGCAGATGGTTGACGGCACGCGCCAGATAAAGCGTTCCGCCGTCGTCACCGAGACCTTCGACGCTGTCACTCCGCGCATGCTGAAAGCGGCGGCCTCCGACACTTCCCATGGCGGACAAATGGTTTCCGTCGAAAGCCTCGGCGGCACAACCAAGCCTTCCTCGGCGGCTGTGTCTGTCGTCGGCAAACTGAAGACGCGTCAAAAAGAAGTTGGCTTCCAGGTCATGGTCGGCGCCGCGCACCAGTTGGAGCCGTCGCTTGCACTCGGTGCGGTTGGCGCGATCCTGGCGTTCGCATGTCCCGCTCCGATGGCCTGTTACGAAATCTATGCTGCCCTCAAGGAAGGCGACATCGCCTTGGCTCGCGAAAAACAGGAACGCGTCAAATTGGCGGCCCAGCGCGTCGTCGGAGACCTCGGCGTCCCAGGCGTAAAGTACTCCATGGACATCAACGGCTACTACGGAGGCCCCGCTCGTCTGCCATTGCTTCCGCTAACCGCAGAACAGAAGTCAGAGATCGACAAACTAATGGCCGGAATCAAAAGTTAA
- a CDS encoding OsmC family protein produces MEVSVEHLGAVQFEIKARQHTIACDQPSENGGFDEGMTPPELLLASLGSCAAFYAAIYLRKHKLAEQGVRVRVTAEKKKDPPRMDDFRISIDAPIDLAPNHLAGLERSVHQCLIHNTLLNPPSIAIEIKAGIAASPLTV; encoded by the coding sequence ATGGAAGTTTCAGTCGAACATCTCGGCGCAGTTCAATTCGAAATCAAAGCTCGCCAGCACACCATCGCATGCGATCAACCCTCAGAAAACGGCGGATTCGACGAAGGCATGACCCCGCCCGAATTGCTCCTCGCATCCCTGGGATCGTGCGCCGCCTTCTATGCCGCCATCTATTTACGTAAGCACAAACTCGCCGAGCAGGGAGTCCGCGTCCGGGTTACTGCTGAAAAGAAGAAGGACCCTCCCCGCATGGACGACTTCCGCATCTCCATTGACGCGCCGATTGATCTCGCCCCCAACCACCTCGCCGGACTCGAGCGTTCCGTGCATCAATGCTTGATTCACAACACGCTGCTGAATCCTCCCTCGATTGCGATCGAGATCAAAGCGGGAATCGCGGCAAGTCCTCTCACTGTCTAG
- a CDS encoding sigma-70 family RNA polymerase sigma factor has translation MNFESLVNQHKDAVYRQMIRVCGNREDAEDVLIDALFKAYRNLGQLREAAAFRAWLAKIANRVCWQLRKRDALLPILQLSTLEQEGRELASEDAPVDSQVELAQMKALLRGAIATLPEPYRQVYELRDLQNLDGPEVAKKLQLSTAAMKSRLHRARALVREQLDAALQREQHESVI, from the coding sequence GTGAACTTCGAGTCGCTCGTCAACCAGCACAAAGACGCCGTGTACCGCCAGATGATTCGCGTCTGCGGAAATCGCGAAGACGCCGAAGACGTGCTGATCGACGCTTTGTTCAAGGCGTACCGGAATCTTGGACAACTGCGCGAGGCCGCCGCCTTCCGCGCCTGGCTGGCCAAAATCGCCAACCGTGTCTGCTGGCAACTCCGCAAGCGGGATGCTCTGCTTCCGATCCTGCAACTCTCCACCCTGGAGCAGGAAGGCAGGGAACTCGCTTCCGAGGATGCACCCGTCGATTCCCAGGTCGAGCTCGCGCAGATGAAAGCACTGTTGCGCGGTGCCATCGCAACCTTGCCCGAACCATACCGGCAAGTCTACGAATTACGCGACCTGCAAAATCTGGACGGTCCCGAAGTTGCGAAGAAGCTACAACTCTCCACCGCCGCCATGAAGTCGCGCCTGCATCGCGCGCGTGCCCTGGTGCGAGAGCAACTGGACGCAGCGCTACAGCGTGAGCAACATGAGTCGGTCATCTGA
- a CDS encoding rhodanese-like domain-containing protein: protein MSAISIDTASSLYSHSNGPAELQWIDVRSATEYSSGHVPRAVNIPMDQIEARLDDLLPNVPVLLICQSGKRARMVAGLLEPCRKDVSVLEGGTAAWRSAGLPLVVNTKSRWSLERQVRLVAGLLILTALLLAAAISPYWLGLAAFVGLGLTFAGATDLCLTAALLLKLPWNRSRSTAVTQTCTM, encoded by the coding sequence GTGAGCGCAATCAGCATCGACACTGCATCCAGCTTGTACTCCCACTCCAATGGCCCCGCCGAATTGCAATGGATCGACGTCCGTTCCGCCACCGAATATTCCTCCGGGCACGTCCCCCGCGCGGTCAACATTCCCATGGACCAGATCGAAGCTCGGCTCGACGACCTGCTCCCGAATGTCCCCGTTCTGCTCATCTGCCAGTCAGGCAAACGGGCGCGTATGGTCGCCGGACTTCTCGAACCTTGCCGCAAAGACGTAAGCGTCCTCGAAGGCGGCACTGCCGCATGGCGTAGTGCAGGCCTTCCGCTCGTCGTGAACACCAAGTCGCGCTGGTCTCTGGAGCGTCAAGTCAGACTGGTTGCAGGACTCCTTATCCTCACTGCTCTTCTCCTAGCGGCAGCCATAAGCCCCTATTGGCTCGGACTCGCCGCATTCGTCGGTCTCGGCCTGACCTTCGCCGGAGCGACCGACCTTTGCCTGACGGCCGCTCTGCTCCTGAAACTTCCGTGGAATCGAAGCCGCTCCACCGCTGTTACCCAAACATGCACGATGTAA
- the carB gene encoding carbamoyl-phosphate synthase large subunit has translation MPKRTDISKILILGSGPIVIGQSAEFDYSGTQACKALKADGFEVILANSNPATIMTDPELADRTYIEPLTLEYLEEIIRIERAMSPNAGFAVLPTVGGQTALNLAIELADGGVLEKYNVSLIGAQISAIKKAEDRLFFKDAMQRIGLDVPKSALVNNLKDGLEFAGKIGFPVIIRPSFTLGGTGGGIAYNREELMEVLARGLDLSPVHECLIEESVLGWKEYELEVMRDTKDNVIIICSIENFDPMGVHTGDSITVAPAQTLTDREYQMMRDASLAIIREIGVETGGSNIQFGVNPSTGRMVIIEMNPRVSRSSALASKATGFPIAKIAAKLAVGYTLDEIPNDITRKTPACFEPTLDYVVVKIPKWQFEKFPGADESLGPQMKSVGEVMAIGRTFKEALQKGIRALDTGKRVGSGKIEPKILTQRLVTPHPERLAYVQYAIRQGYPIKQIAKMTSIDPWFLYQLKEINDMQLELEKHPMESVPTEIVREAKRMGFSDGRLAGTWRLDGKGGQEKVRHFRQKHKLKPVFKRVDTCAAEFESFTPYLYSTYEEEDEAAPTAKKKVIILGSGPNRIGQGIEFDYCCCHASYALREDGYETIMINCNPETVSTDYDTSDRLYFEPLTLEDVFAVCEHEASGGAPVGVIVQFGGQTPLNLSLPLKAAGVNIIGTSPESIDLAEDRKRFGKLLEELNIPQAPGAMVTSPEEAVEAARKIGFPVLVRPSYVLGGRAMVIAFDEDSIMQYMKQAVEYSHDRPILVDKFLENAIEVDVDALSDGEDVVIGGIMQHIEEAGIHSGDSSCVLPAVDIPEAQLNVMRDYTFKLARALKVVGLMNIQFAIPRGVGSQNHSDNPDGAVYVIEVNPRASRTVPYVSKATGVPLAKIAARLMTGRKLREFLPEFVERGADLDTGRCFYVKSPVFPWSKFPGVDTVLGPEMRSTGEVMGVADNFGEAFYKAQLSAGQKLPTQGTVFISVNDQDKPHVAEVARRFFELGFKLVATHGTADLIEGSGLPVDRVYKVKEGRPNPVDLIKAERIQLIVNTPHGPDPYFDEKAIRRAAVTARIPTLTTLSAARAAVDGIAALQRGEVRVQALQALHAERAATRS, from the coding sequence ATGCCAAAACGAACCGACATTTCGAAAATCCTCATCCTGGGCTCTGGCCCGATCGTCATTGGACAATCTGCCGAGTTCGATTACTCCGGCACGCAGGCCTGCAAGGCGCTCAAGGCCGACGGCTTTGAAGTCATCCTCGCGAACTCGAACCCGGCCACGATCATGACGGACCCTGAGTTGGCCGATCGCACCTACATCGAACCGCTCACGCTGGAATATCTCGAAGAGATCATTCGCATCGAGCGTGCCATGTCGCCGAACGCCGGATTCGCCGTGCTCCCCACAGTTGGTGGACAGACCGCGCTCAATCTTGCCATCGAACTCGCCGATGGCGGCGTGCTTGAGAAATACAACGTCAGCCTGATCGGCGCGCAGATCAGCGCCATTAAGAAGGCTGAAGACCGTCTCTTCTTCAAAGACGCCATGCAGCGCATTGGCCTTGACGTGCCGAAGTCCGCGCTCGTTAACAATCTCAAGGACGGCCTCGAATTCGCCGGCAAGATCGGCTTCCCGGTCATCATCCGTCCCAGCTTCACTCTGGGCGGCACCGGCGGCGGCATTGCGTACAACCGCGAAGAGTTAATGGAAGTTCTCGCCCGCGGCCTCGACCTTTCTCCGGTCCACGAGTGCCTGATCGAAGAATCTGTTCTCGGATGGAAAGAATACGAACTCGAGGTAATGCGCGACACCAAGGACAACGTCATCATCATCTGCTCGATCGAGAACTTCGACCCGATGGGCGTCCACACAGGAGACTCCATCACGGTCGCGCCCGCGCAGACTCTCACTGACCGGGAATACCAGATGATGCGGGACGCCTCGCTTGCCATTATCCGCGAAATCGGCGTCGAGACCGGCGGATCGAATATTCAGTTCGGCGTGAACCCATCCACCGGACGGATGGTCATCATCGAAATGAACCCGCGCGTATCGCGGTCGTCCGCACTCGCGTCCAAGGCCACGGGCTTCCCGATCGCCAAGATTGCGGCGAAACTCGCGGTCGGCTACACACTCGACGAGATCCCGAACGATATCACCCGCAAGACTCCAGCTTGTTTCGAGCCCACGCTCGATTACGTTGTTGTAAAGATTCCCAAGTGGCAATTCGAAAAATTCCCCGGCGCCGACGAATCGCTTGGACCGCAAATGAAGTCGGTCGGCGAAGTGATGGCCATCGGCCGGACATTCAAAGAAGCTTTGCAGAAGGGAATCCGCGCGCTCGACACCGGTAAGCGCGTTGGCTCAGGAAAAATCGAGCCCAAGATTCTCACGCAGCGCCTCGTGACGCCGCATCCCGAGCGCCTCGCCTACGTGCAGTATGCAATCCGCCAAGGCTATCCCATCAAGCAGATTGCGAAGATGACGTCGATCGATCCGTGGTTCCTCTACCAACTCAAAGAGATTAACGACATGCAACTTGAGTTGGAGAAGCATCCGATGGAGTCAGTCCCAACCGAAATCGTGCGCGAAGCCAAGCGCATGGGATTCTCCGACGGACGCCTCGCCGGAACCTGGCGTCTCGATGGCAAAGGCGGACAGGAAAAAGTTCGTCACTTCCGCCAGAAGCACAAGCTGAAGCCGGTCTTCAAACGCGTCGACACCTGCGCCGCTGAATTCGAAAGCTTCACTCCGTATCTCTATTCCACCTACGAAGAAGAAGACGAGGCCGCGCCCACCGCGAAGAAGAAAGTCATAATCCTTGGTTCAGGCCCGAATCGCATTGGGCAGGGAATTGAATTCGATTACTGCTGTTGCCATGCCTCGTACGCCCTGCGCGAAGACGGCTACGAGACCATCATGATCAACTGCAATCCTGAAACGGTCTCCACCGACTACGACACCAGCGATCGCCTCTATTTCGAACCGCTCACGCTCGAGGACGTGTTCGCTGTGTGCGAACACGAAGCGTCCGGTGGCGCGCCGGTCGGCGTGATCGTCCAGTTCGGCGGACAAACTCCGCTCAACCTGTCGCTGCCGCTCAAAGCCGCAGGCGTAAACATCATCGGCACCTCGCCCGAGTCGATCGATCTCGCCGAAGATCGCAAGCGCTTCGGCAAGTTGCTCGAAGAACTCAATATCCCGCAAGCTCCCGGCGCGATGGTCACGTCTCCCGAAGAAGCGGTCGAAGCCGCGCGTAAGATCGGATTCCCGGTCCTCGTCCGCCCCTCCTACGTTCTCGGCGGACGCGCCATGGTGATCGCCTTCGACGAAGATTCCATCATGCAATATATGAAACAGGCGGTCGAGTATTCCCACGACCGCCCCATCCTCGTCGACAAGTTTCTGGAGAATGCCATCGAAGTGGATGTCGACGCGCTCTCCGACGGGGAAGACGTTGTCATCGGCGGAATCATGCAGCACATCGAGGAAGCCGGCATCCACTCCGGAGACTCTTCCTGCGTGCTGCCCGCTGTCGATATTCCCGAAGCGCAACTCAACGTGATGCGCGACTACACTTTCAAACTCGCGCGCGCCCTGAAAGTCGTCGGACTGATGAACATTCAGTTCGCGATTCCTCGCGGCGTGGGCTCGCAGAATCACAGCGACAATCCCGACGGTGCCGTCTACGTCATCGAGGTCAACCCGCGCGCCTCGCGTACCGTCCCTTACGTCTCGAAAGCCACCGGCGTGCCGCTCGCGAAGATTGCCGCGCGCCTGATGACTGGCCGCAAGCTCCGCGAGTTCCTCCCCGAATTTGTCGAGCGCGGCGCCGACCTCGACACCGGCCGCTGCTTCTACGTGAAGTCTCCAGTATTCCCGTGGTCGAAATTCCCCGGCGTCGATACCGTGCTTGGCCCCGAAATGCGCTCCACCGGCGAAGTAATGGGTGTAGCCGACAACTTCGGCGAAGCCTTCTACAAAGCGCAGCTCTCTGCCGGACAAAAACTTCCCACGCAAGGCACCGTGTTCATCAGCGTCAACGATCAGGACAAACCGCACGTCGCCGAAGTCGCCCGCCGCTTCTTCGAGCTCGGATTCAAGCTCGTTGCCACGCACGGCACCGCCGATCTGATCGAAGGTTCCGGCCTGCCGGTCGACCGCGTGTACAAGGTGAAAGAAGGACGCCCCAATCCCGTCGATCTGATCAAGGCCGAACGCATCCAGTTGATCGTCAACACGCCCCACGGTCCCGATCCCTACTTCGACGAAAAGGCGATCCGCCGCGCCGCCGTGACCGCACGGATTCCAACCCTCACCACCCTTTCCGCCGCCCGCGCCGCCGTTGACGGTATCGCTGCACTGCAGCGAGGAGAAGTGCGAGTCCAGGCCCTGCAAGCCCTGCACGCGGAAAGAGCCGCGACTCGGAGCTAG
- the carA gene encoding glutamine-hydrolyzing carbamoyl-phosphate synthase small subunit yields the protein MQAILALEDGKVFRGKGYGAKGECSGEVVFNTSITGYQEIFTDPSYAGQIVVLTNPEIGNYGTNPEDNESTRPYIEGLIVREFSKVSSNWRSQQVADEYMEQFKIPVLADIDSRALVRHLRDNGVMRGVISTLEADTDKLVAKARAIPKMDGTDLAKVVSTSHTYVWETGERSHLPDEVVGVKDEQPRFHVVAYDFGIKQNILRKLRGEGCKVTVVPAQTQAEDVLALKPDGVFLSNGPGDPEPCTYAVDNIRRLMGRIPIFGICLGHQLTGIAVGGKTFKLKFGHHGGNHPVQQIKSGKIEITAHNHNFAVDPDSLPQSEVELTHIDLNDNTLEGMRHRNLPLFTVQYHPEAAPGPHDSHYLFKDFVKMMEECKPSGP from the coding sequence ATGCAAGCAATCCTTGCACTCGAGGACGGTAAAGTCTTCCGAGGCAAAGGTTACGGTGCCAAGGGCGAATGCTCCGGCGAAGTTGTTTTTAATACTTCCATCACCGGCTATCAGGAAATTTTCACCGACCCTTCCTACGCTGGACAGATCGTAGTTCTCACCAATCCTGAAATCGGCAACTACGGCACCAATCCCGAAGACAACGAGTCGACCCGTCCTTACATTGAAGGACTGATTGTCCGCGAGTTTTCGAAGGTCAGTTCGAACTGGCGTTCGCAACAGGTTGCCGACGAGTACATGGAGCAATTCAAGATCCCAGTCCTCGCCGACATCGACTCACGCGCCCTGGTGCGCCACCTGCGCGACAACGGAGTCATGCGCGGCGTGATTTCGACGCTCGAAGCCGACACCGACAAACTCGTTGCCAAGGCCCGCGCTATCCCGAAAATGGACGGCACCGACCTGGCCAAAGTCGTCAGCACCAGCCACACCTACGTCTGGGAAACCGGCGAGCGTTCCCATCTGCCCGATGAAGTCGTCGGAGTGAAAGACGAACAGCCTCGTTTCCACGTAGTCGCCTACGACTTCGGCATCAAGCAGAACATCTTGCGCAAGCTGCGCGGAGAAGGATGCAAAGTCACCGTCGTCCCCGCGCAGACGCAAGCGGAAGACGTACTCGCCTTGAAACCCGACGGAGTGTTTCTCTCCAACGGCCCCGGCGATCCCGAACCCTGCACTTATGCGGTCGATAACATTCGCCGCCTCATGGGACGCATTCCAATCTTTGGCATCTGCCTCGGCCACCAACTCACCGGAATCGCCGTAGGCGGCAAAACCTTCAAACTGAAGTTCGGACACCACGGCGGCAACCACCCCGTACAGCAAATCAAGTCCGGCAAAATCGAAATCACAGCGCACAATCACAATTTTGCCGTCGACCCCGATTCGCTTCCGCAAAGCGAAGTCGAACTGACGCACATCGATCTAAACGACAACACACTCGAAGGCATGCGCCACCGGAACCTGCCGCTCTTCACGGTGCAATATCACCCTGAAGCAGCGCCCGGGCCACATGACTCGCATTACCTGTTCAAGGATTTTGTGAAGATGATGGAGGAGTGCAAACCCAGTGGTCCGTGA
- the lepB gene encoding signal peptidase I translates to MTTVEIPQPPDPAAPPSGTRHLPVVAVWVRDLMVSLAISAFIIIFLYQPVKVEGTSMMPGLEDQERIFVNKFVYRWEPIARGDIVVFRYPRDISKSYIKRVIGVAGDRIRIDSGQVYVNGQAAEEDYVPSDYADARSYPEITVPVNSFFVLGDHRTMSNDSRDFGPVNERFIYGKAVFGYWPMEKLGRLR, encoded by the coding sequence ATGACCACTGTGGAAATCCCGCAGCCGCCCGACCCGGCGGCTCCTCCATCCGGGACACGCCACCTGCCGGTTGTTGCCGTCTGGGTACGCGACTTGATGGTCTCGCTGGCCATTTCCGCGTTCATCATCATTTTTCTCTACCAGCCTGTGAAGGTCGAAGGCACCAGCATGATGCCTGGCCTCGAAGACCAGGAACGCATCTTCGTCAACAAATTTGTGTATCGGTGGGAGCCGATCGCGCGCGGCGACATCGTCGTCTTTCGCTATCCTCGCGACATCTCGAAGAGCTACATCAAACGCGTGATCGGGGTGGCCGGCGACCGCATCCGCATTGATAGCGGCCAGGTCTACGTCAACGGCCAAGCCGCCGAAGAGGATTATGTTCCTTCCGACTACGCCGATGCCCGCTCCTACCCTGAGATTACGGTTCCTGTGAATTCCTTCTTCGTCCTCGGCGACCATCGCACCATGTCGAACGACAGCCGCGACTTTGGCCCTGTCAACGAACGCTTTATCTACGGCAAAGCGGTCTTCGGATACTGGCCGATGGAGAAACTGGGAAGGCTGAGATAG
- a CDS encoding DUF420 domain-containing protein, with the protein MADYSIFPVVNATLNGSSAVLLVVGRTLISRGKIAAHRAVMLTAVATSSLFLVSYLYYHAHVGSVHFRGTGWSRPVYFTILTTHTILAAAIVPMVLITLSRALRGRFELHRAIARWTFPLWLYVSVTGVVIYVMLYRVFV; encoded by the coding sequence ATGGCCGACTATTCGATTTTTCCTGTGGTTAACGCGACCTTGAATGGCAGCAGTGCGGTGCTTCTCGTGGTTGGGCGAACGCTGATTTCCCGAGGCAAGATAGCGGCACATCGGGCGGTGATGTTGACGGCGGTGGCAACTTCGTCCCTGTTTCTGGTTTCCTATCTTTACTACCACGCACACGTGGGGTCGGTACATTTTCGCGGGACGGGATGGTCGCGGCCGGTTTATTTCACTATTTTGACGACGCACACCATTCTCGCGGCAGCGATCGTGCCGATGGTCCTGATCACGTTGAGCCGCGCTTTGCGCGGGCGGTTTGAACTACATCGGGCGATTGCGCGGTGGACGTTTCCGTTATGGCTGTATGTGTCCGTGACGGGGGTGGTGATTTACGTCATGCTGTACCGGGTATTTGTGTAG
- a CDS encoding single-stranded DNA-binding protein translates to MAGKSVNKVILIGNLGKDPEVKFTPQGTPVAKITLATNERFKSKDGNWQDRTEWHNVVLWQRLAEIAGEYLKKGGKVYIEGRLQTRSWDDKQTGQKKYMTEVVASDLVLLGGRGEGGGGGEYAGGSRSASSGNNFDQSVPEPEHAPMGASAITDEDIPF, encoded by the coding sequence ATGGCCGGCAAAAGCGTCAATAAAGTTATCTTGATTGGAAACCTGGGGAAGGATCCGGAAGTGAAGTTCACGCCGCAGGGGACGCCCGTGGCGAAGATCACGCTTGCTACCAATGAGCGCTTCAAAAGCAAAGACGGCAACTGGCAGGATCGCACCGAGTGGCACAATGTCGTGCTCTGGCAGCGGCTGGCTGAGATCGCTGGAGAGTATCTGAAGAAGGGCGGCAAGGTGTACATCGAAGGCCGCCTGCAGACGCGCTCGTGGGACGACAAGCAGACTGGCCAGAAGAAATATATGACTGAAGTTGTCGCTAGTGATCTGGTCCTGCTGGGCGGACGCGGTGAAGGCGGTGGCGGCGGCGAGTACGCAGGCGGATCTCGAAGTGCGTCCAGTGGCAATAACTTCGATCAGAGCGTGCCGGAGCCGGAACATGCGCCCATGGGAGCGTCGGCGATTACGGATGAGGATATTCCGTTCTAA
- a CDS encoding 4a-hydroxytetrahydrobiopterin dehydratase, whose amino-acid sequence MTSLADKTCVPCRGGTPALKGSALADFRQQLPEWQVVDEHHLVRVYKFPDFRSALAFVNKVGGLAEEQGHHPDMLLAWGKVEITIWTHAVNGLTESDFILAAKIQRLYSA is encoded by the coding sequence ATGACTTCTCTCGCCGATAAGACCTGTGTTCCCTGCCGGGGCGGTACTCCTGCTCTCAAAGGAAGCGCCCTCGCTGATTTCCGTCAGCAACTGCCGGAGTGGCAGGTGGTCGACGAACACCACCTCGTCCGCGTCTATAAATTTCCTGACTTCCGTTCGGCTCTCGCTTTCGTTAACAAGGTTGGCGGGCTTGCGGAGGAGCAGGGACATCATCCGGATATGCTGCTCGCATGGGGCAAGGTGGAGATCACGATCTGGACGCACGCGGTGAACGGGCTGACGGAATCGGACTTCATCCTGGCAGCCAAAATCCAACGTCTGTACAGCGCTTAG